In a single window of the Caproicibacterium sp. BJN0003 genome:
- a CDS encoding LysR family transcriptional regulator: MDFREISYVVAIAKYQNLSKAAERLYISQPTLSKFLHNLEKTMGQPLFRKLGNRYVLTYAGERYVEAGTKILSVKKDLDEEMADILKRHEGVLKVAFPTVRGTYIIPDTLPAFRLAYPNVKVELQESHSTKLDAMLLSGETDLAFYNLSAVNPLIEYVPITKEEIVLVLAKGHPLGKTAVKGLNDRYPRIDIHLLKNETLIIQTPQQRSRQIVDEVFEQMGLHFSKQLVMSNIQAAVMLASEGYGAALVCETHLKHMKFEKPIECFSFGEEGKTESSFVAAYRKGSYLPQYAKYYIGLIKRIM, encoded by the coding sequence ATGGATTTTCGAGAAATTTCGTATGTAGTGGCGATTGCCAAATATCAAAATCTTAGCAAAGCTGCTGAAAGGCTTTATATCAGTCAGCCCACACTTAGCAAATTTCTTCACAATCTGGAAAAGACAATGGGGCAACCTTTGTTTCGAAAGCTCGGCAATCGATATGTTCTCACTTATGCTGGGGAGCGATATGTAGAAGCCGGAACAAAGATCCTGAGTGTGAAAAAAGACTTGGATGAAGAGATGGCTGATATTTTAAAGCGACATGAAGGGGTTTTAAAGGTTGCTTTTCCCACTGTTCGCGGCACTTATATTATTCCGGATACGCTTCCTGCTTTTCGCTTAGCCTATCCAAACGTCAAAGTGGAACTGCAAGAATCTCATTCCACAAAGCTGGATGCCATGTTGCTCAGCGGTGAAACTGATCTAGCTTTTTATAATTTGTCTGCAGTGAATCCTTTGATTGAATATGTGCCAATTACGAAAGAAGAAATCGTGCTTGTACTTGCTAAAGGACACCCTCTTGGGAAAACGGCTGTTAAAGGGCTTAACGATCGATATCCCAGAATAGATATTCACCTGCTGAAAAATGAGACATTGATTATACAAACTCCTCAGCAGCGTTCACGACAAATTGTGGATGAGGTGTTTGAACAAATGGGGCTGCATTTTTCGAAACAACTCGTTATGTCCAACATTCAGGCCGCAGTTATGTTGGCCAGTGAAGGTTACGGCGCTGCACTGGTTTGCGAGACGCACCTAAAGCACATGAAATTTGAAAAGCCGATCGAATGTTTTAGTTTTGGTGAAGAAGGGAAAACTGAGAGCTCATTTGTGGCGGCTTATCGAAAAGGAAGCTATTTGCCGCAATATGCAAAATATTATATTGGTTTAATCAAGCGTATTATGTAG
- the vanR gene encoding VanR-ABDEGLN family response regulator transcription factor encodes MIQNDKILIVDDEHEIADLVEVYLKSEDYSVFKFYNATDALSCVEREDLSLAILDVMLPDMSGFALCQKIREKHLFPIIMLTAKVEDMDKITGLTLGADDYITKPFNPLELIARVKTQLRRYTRYNTANAIPLENHEYDFAGLYVCQDSHKCTLYGKELSLTPIEFDILWYLCERRGKVVSSEELFEAVWGEKYLDNNNTVMAHIARLREKMHEPSRKPKFVKTVWGVGYTIE; translated from the coding sequence ATGATACAGAATGATAAAATATTGATTGTTGACGATGAACACGAAATTGCTGATCTTGTGGAAGTTTATTTAAAAAGTGAAGATTATTCGGTGTTTAAATTTTACAATGCCACAGACGCGCTTTCCTGCGTAGAACGTGAAGATTTGAGTCTTGCTATTTTAGATGTCATGCTGCCGGATATGAGTGGCTTTGCACTCTGCCAGAAGATCCGCGAAAAGCACCTATTCCCCATCATCATGCTGACCGCTAAGGTAGAAGATATGGACAAGATCACAGGATTGACCTTAGGGGCGGATGACTATATCACAAAGCCGTTCAATCCGCTGGAACTCATTGCACGTGTTAAAACGCAGCTCCGACGATATACACGATACAATACCGCAAATGCGATTCCACTAGAAAACCATGAATATGATTTTGCTGGTCTTTATGTTTGCCAAGACAGCCACAAATGTACGCTCTATGGAAAAGAACTTTCACTGACGCCGATCGAATTCGATATTCTTTGGTATCTCTGTGAGCGCCGTGGAAAAGTCGTCTCATCTGAGGAACTGTTCGAGGCTGTATGGGGTGAAAAATATCTCGACAATAACAACACGGTCATGGCGCATATTGCACGACTTCGAGAAAAAATGCACGAACCCAGCCGGAAACCAAAATTTGTAAAAACTGTGTGGGGGGTTGGATATACCATTGAATAG
- the vanS gene encoding vancomycin resistance histidine kinase VanS, with product MNRQNDRIIKGSIRRSHLSQQIMLQYILALVGFVAGLLLLYFLVWRICLIFTWQPYDFLYQFLKLMQETSLFWGTGVVIIGWTIITYHFFQKPLRYLDEVVKASEQLAQPNNKPIVLSDAIKNVQDELNLVREQALRNAMAAKEAEQRKNDLVVYLAHDLKTPLTSVIGYLTLLRDEPQISPELRAKYTGIAFDKAERLETLINEFFDITRFNLTKLTLEPESINLTRMLEQITFEFNPVLAEKNLCWNQRLAPNIRIVCDPDKLERVFDNLIRNAVNYSYPDTPILITMEQSGSHITVRIENHGKTIPPEKLSRIFEQFFRLDSSRSSSTGGSGLGLAIAKEIVELHKGTISAQSANEHIIFTVTLPLDCQKIV from the coding sequence TTGAATAGACAAAATGATCGAATTATAAAAGGCAGTATTCGTCGAAGCCACTTATCACAACAGATCATGCTGCAATATATTTTGGCGCTTGTTGGCTTTGTTGCGGGGCTGTTGCTTCTATATTTTCTTGTATGGCGAATTTGCTTAATCTTTACTTGGCAGCCGTATGATTTCCTGTATCAATTCTTGAAATTAATGCAGGAAACGTCCTTGTTTTGGGGTACAGGCGTCGTTATTATCGGTTGGACTATCATTACCTATCATTTTTTCCAAAAGCCCCTGCGTTACCTCGATGAAGTCGTTAAAGCATCTGAGCAGTTGGCGCAGCCTAACAATAAACCGATCGTTTTATCTGATGCCATTAAAAACGTACAGGATGAACTGAATCTGGTACGGGAACAGGCTCTGCGCAATGCTATGGCCGCAAAAGAGGCTGAACAGCGCAAAAACGACCTGGTTGTTTATTTGGCCCACGACCTGAAAACACCTCTTACCAGCGTGATCGGTTATCTTACTCTGCTTCGGGATGAGCCTCAGATTTCTCCGGAATTACGTGCCAAATACACTGGCATTGCCTTTGATAAAGCAGAACGTTTGGAAACACTTATTAACGAGTTTTTTGATATTACCCGCTTTAATCTAACTAAACTAACTTTGGAACCGGAGAGTATCAATCTGACCCGGATGCTGGAGCAGATTACTTTTGAATTTAATCCGGTTTTAGCAGAAAAGAACTTGTGCTGGAACCAACGCTTAGCGCCCAATATTCGGATCGTCTGTGATCCGGACAAGCTGGAGCGCGTATTTGATAACCTGATACGCAATGCCGTAAACTACAGCTACCCGGATACCCCCATTCTTATTACGATGGAACAATCCGGCAGCCATATAACGGTGCGTATAGAAAATCATGGAAAAACGATTCCTCCCGAAAAGCTGAGTCGAATTTTCGAACAGTTCTTTCGGCTTGACTCTTCACGCTCCAGTTCCACCGGCGGATCCGGACTTGGTCTTGCTATCGCAAAAGAAATCGTCGAGCTGCATAAAGGTACTATTAGTGCCCAAAGTGCCAATGAGCATATTATCTTTACCGTAACACTTCCCCTTGATTGTCAGAAAATCGTATGA
- the vanW gene encoding glycopeptide resistance accessory protein VanW: MPRKRITQIFPWLLPLRIKQRLFCFYTKMYLDGNRYSETKFETALPYQLFKTSCPLYNRETGFDMVYQENKVFNLKLAATTLDRIVIEPNETFSFWKLVRYADKAIPYKDGLTVIDGKLTTAPGGGICQMSNLLFWMFLHTPLTIVERHGHNVKDFPEPPSDAPMGVDATVSEGWLDLKVKNETEMSFQIRITFDKDHIIGRLLTDQNNGQFYEVINGKPLYYRKNDKIYEEVDVKQRTILTTTGDCISEKLLYRNKCEIGYPLPEGTAIAQKG, encoded by the coding sequence ATGCCGAGAAAACGAATTACACAGATTTTTCCATGGCTATTGCCGCTGAGAATTAAGCAGCGTCTATTTTGCTTTTACACGAAAATGTATTTAGACGGGAACCGATATTCTGAGACTAAGTTTGAAACCGCATTGCCATATCAGCTTTTTAAAACAAGCTGTCCTCTGTATAACCGGGAAACTGGTTTTGACATGGTATATCAGGAAAATAAAGTTTTTAACTTAAAACTAGCTGCAACCACTTTAGATCGGATCGTGATCGAACCAAACGAAACTTTTTCGTTCTGGAAATTGGTCCGATATGCAGATAAGGCGATTCCGTATAAAGACGGACTCACCGTGATCGATGGAAAACTTACGACGGCTCCCGGCGGGGGAATCTGCCAGATGAGCAACCTGCTTTTTTGGATGTTTCTTCATACCCCACTTACTATCGTGGAACGGCACGGGCATAACGTAAAAGACTTTCCGGAGCCTCCAAGCGACGCGCCTATGGGTGTGGATGCGACTGTATCGGAAGGCTGGCTTGATCTGAAGGTCAAAAACGAAACGGAAATGTCTTTTCAGATCCGCATCACCTTTGATAAAGATCATATTATTGGGCGCCTTCTAACGGATCAAAACAATGGGCAATTTTACGAAGTCATAAACGGCAAGCCATTATATTATCGCAAAAACGACAAGATCTATGAAGAAGTGGATGTGAAACAGAGAACTATTCTGACAACAACTGGAGACTGTATCTCCGAAAAGCTGCTTTACCGAAACAAATGTGAAATTGGCTATCCACTTCCCGAGGGGACAGCTATTGCCCAGAAAGGATAA
- the vanG gene encoding D-alanine--D-serine ligase VanG — translation MKKLKIAILFGGCSPEYSVSLQSAYSVMKHIDTDRFMPILIGISSKGNWYQFNGNIEKIASDTWCNPSDCLPAAISPDRKMHTILIFYPNKVVKLPIDAAFPVLHGKNGEDGTVQGIFELAGIPLVGCGIMTSALCMDKDRAHKLVHAAGVQVPTSFLLKKGMDPKIALAQAESLGYPLFVKPVRAGSSYGITKVTDQCRLPDAIKLAFEYDDEVIIEESITGFEVGCAVMGNDTLTVGEVDEIELSDGFFDFTEKYTLKTSAIHVPARISEEKAKEIKETAETIYQALGCRGFARVDMFLSSDGKVIFNEVNTIPGFTSHSRYPNMMKAAGISFGQVISRVIELAVSI, via the coding sequence ATGAAAAAATTAAAGATTGCTATTTTATTTGGGGGCTGCTCTCCCGAATACAGTGTATCGCTTCAGTCAGCTTATTCTGTAATGAAACATATAGACACCGACAGATTTATGCCCATATTGATTGGAATTTCATCGAAGGGAAACTGGTATCAGTTTAATGGAAATATCGAAAAGATTGCATCAGACACTTGGTGCAATCCCTCGGACTGCCTACCAGCAGCAATTTCACCGGACCGTAAAATGCATACCATACTGATATTTTACCCTAATAAAGTTGTAAAACTTCCGATTGATGCTGCGTTCCCTGTTCTCCATGGAAAAAACGGAGAAGACGGAACCGTTCAGGGCATATTTGAGCTGGCTGGAATTCCACTTGTCGGCTGCGGAATCATGACTTCAGCACTTTGTATGGACAAAGATCGTGCCCACAAGCTTGTACATGCGGCTGGTGTGCAAGTTCCCACTTCCTTTCTTCTAAAAAAGGGCATGGATCCCAAAATTGCTTTGGCACAAGCTGAAAGCCTCGGATACCCTCTGTTCGTAAAACCAGTCAGGGCGGGTTCCTCCTATGGCATTACGAAAGTTACTGACCAGTGCCGTCTTCCTGATGCTATCAAACTAGCTTTCGAATACGACGATGAAGTCATCATTGAAGAAAGCATAACGGGATTCGAAGTTGGCTGCGCCGTGATGGGAAATGACACTCTCACGGTGGGAGAGGTCGATGAAATCGAACTATCCGATGGATTCTTCGATTTTACGGAAAAATATACTCTGAAAACGTCGGCTATTCATGTTCCGGCACGAATCTCCGAAGAAAAAGCAAAGGAAATCAAAGAGACTGCAGAGACGATTTATCAGGCACTGGGATGCCGCGGCTTTGCACGGGTGGATATGTTTCTAAGCTCTGATGGGAAGGTTATTTTCAATGAAGTCAATACAATTCCGGGCTTCACCTCACACAGCCGATATCCTAATATGATGAAAGCCGCCGGAATTTCTTTTGGGCAGGTCATATCCCGCGTAATTGAATTGGCGGTGAGTATATGA
- a CDS encoding M15 family metallopeptidase has product MKKLVIPEKSVHVGSLILVNQQHPYCSENSKSYLVPACTDSKVLLERKAAALLSKLMSSIEGWDHISAVSGWRSRQEQQEIYDQSLKDSGTAFTEQFVAMPDHSEHQTGLAIDLGLRNPEIDFIRPDFPYSGICQMFREKAVTYGFIERYPKGKEAITGIAHEPWHFRYVGAPHAAIMTKFGLTLEEYHDFIKQYPLEKKHFLYRTRNQNIEVSYIRTADGVDTEFEIEDHILYSVSGNNADGFVLTEWTSTQ; this is encoded by the coding sequence ATGAAAAAGCTTGTAATTCCAGAAAAATCCGTACATGTAGGCAGCCTGATTTTGGTCAACCAACAGCATCCCTACTGCTCAGAAAACTCAAAAAGTTATCTTGTCCCAGCCTGTACAGACAGCAAAGTCCTCCTGGAACGAAAAGCTGCCGCTTTGCTTTCTAAACTTATGAGCAGTATCGAGGGCTGGGATCATATCAGTGCGGTGAGCGGTTGGCGTTCCAGACAAGAACAGCAGGAAATTTACGATCAATCTCTGAAAGACAGTGGGACCGCCTTCACGGAGCAGTTTGTAGCAATGCCGGATCATAGCGAACATCAGACCGGACTTGCCATTGATTTAGGACTTCGTAATCCGGAAATTGACTTTATTCGTCCAGACTTTCCCTATTCCGGCATTTGTCAGATGTTTCGGGAAAAAGCCGTGACTTACGGTTTCATTGAACGCTATCCAAAAGGAAAAGAGGCTATTACAGGAATTGCACACGAACCATGGCATTTTCGTTACGTCGGAGCACCTCACGCCGCAATTATGACGAAGTTTGGACTAACATTGGAAGAATATCATGATTTTATAAAGCAGTATCCTCTTGAAAAGAAACACTTTTTATATCGGACAAGAAATCAGAATATTGAGGTTTCCTATATAAGGACCGCAGATGGAGTAGACACTGAATTTGAAATTGAAGATCACATTCTATACTCGGTGTCCGGTAATAATGCAGACGGGTTTGTTCTGACCGAATGGACAAGCACGCAATAA
- a CDS encoding serine acetyltransferase, which translates to MLRDKIIDYSKGDNLNRYWSLFRRRERTKNKLLKGLLTFLCNRSAHRHSGYIGNGAKIAGLPSLPHGLHGIYISRYASIGLNCWIYQNVTIGEVNHKAPHIGNDCLIGAGATVVGNIQIGDNVRIGAGAVVSFDIPDNCTVVSQPPRVIEREKENAK; encoded by the coding sequence ATGCTGAGAGATAAAATCATTGATTATTCCAAAGGAGATAATCTAAACAGATATTGGTCACTCTTCAGGCGGCGGGAACGAACCAAAAATAAGCTCTTAAAAGGGTTGCTCACATTCCTTTGCAATCGGTCGGCACACAGGCACAGCGGCTACATTGGAAACGGCGCAAAAATTGCCGGACTCCCTTCCCTGCCACACGGACTGCATGGCATTTATATTTCCCGCTACGCGAGCATCGGCTTAAATTGCTGGATCTATCAAAATGTCACGATCGGAGAAGTGAATCATAAGGCGCCGCACATCGGTAACGACTGCCTAATTGGGGCAGGTGCCACCGTTGTCGGAAATATTCAAATTGGGGACAATGTAAGAATCGGTGCGGGAGCGGTCGTTAGTTTTGATATTCCGGATAACTGCACTGTGGTTTCGCAGCCACCCCGTGTGATTGAAAGGGAGAAAGAAAATGCCAAATAA
- the vanT gene encoding serine racemase VanT catalytic subunit, with protein MPNKPAPIFCRSRAWIELDRDALRHNVQVLQKLLPNDCELMPAVKANAYGHGAVLISRELNRLGIKAFCVATVSEGIELRENGIVGEILILGYTYPMQFPLLKQYDLTQTVIDLPYAEILNKYGQKVKVHIAIDTGMHRLGEPCRNIENICKMFNLHNLEIEGIYTHLCADDTNLPQDRAFTMEQSRAFYSTISQLRERGFECPKEHLLASYGLINYSELGGNYARIGIALYGVLSTRADRERCSISLRPVLSVKTRITTLNTLQKGESAGYGLQFVADRDTKIAVLAIGYADGIPRSLSCSVGNVLIKGIKVPIIGRICMDQMLIDVSNIPNIKAGDVAVIIGQSGDQKITACDLAEQTGTISNEILSRLGERLERQMI; from the coding sequence ATGCCAAATAAACCAGCACCCATATTTTGCCGAAGCAGGGCATGGATCGAACTTGATCGAGATGCACTGCGCCATAACGTCCAAGTACTCCAAAAGCTGCTCCCTAATGATTGTGAACTGATGCCCGCTGTCAAAGCCAATGCCTATGGGCATGGCGCAGTTTTGATCTCGCGGGAACTAAACCGGTTAGGGATAAAAGCTTTTTGCGTTGCAACAGTTTCAGAAGGAATCGAACTTCGAGAAAACGGCATTGTCGGAGAAATTCTGATTCTCGGTTACACGTATCCAATGCAGTTCCCACTTTTGAAACAGTACGACCTGACACAAACAGTAATTGATCTTCCCTATGCAGAAATCCTAAACAAATACGGTCAAAAAGTAAAAGTACATATCGCAATCGACACAGGGATGCATCGACTAGGAGAACCTTGTAGAAATATCGAAAACATCTGTAAAATGTTTAACCTTCACAACTTGGAAATTGAGGGAATCTACACCCATCTGTGCGCAGATGATACAAATTTGCCGCAGGACAGAGCTTTTACTATGGAGCAGAGCCGAGCTTTTTACAGCACGATCTCGCAACTTAGGGAACGCGGCTTTGAATGTCCTAAAGAACACCTACTCGCAAGCTATGGGCTCATCAATTATTCGGAACTCGGTGGCAATTATGCACGAATCGGAATTGCCCTCTACGGCGTACTCAGTACTCGGGCTGATAGGGAACGCTGTTCAATTTCGCTGAGACCGGTACTATCCGTCAAAACCAGAATAACCACATTGAACACTTTACAAAAAGGGGAATCAGCCGGATATGGTTTACAGTTTGTTGCCGATCGTGATACCAAAATTGCCGTACTTGCAATCGGTTATGCAGACGGTATTCCGCGTTCTTTGTCATGCAGCGTTGGAAATGTTCTGATTAAAGGCATCAAAGTCCCTATTATTGGTCGAATCTGTATGGATCAAATGCTGATTGACGTTTCCAATATTCCGAACATCAAAGCAGGAGACGTTGCAGTAATTATTGGGCAGTCTGGAGATCAAAAAATTACCGCTTGCGACCTTGCAGAACAGACAGGGACAATTTCCAACGAAATACTGAGTCGTTTAGGGGAACGGCTGGAAAGACAAATGATTTAG
- a CDS encoding L,D-transpeptidase family protein, with translation MKNTDYARHERWVKRRRARRMHRASACLLLLILFFGIRALVQFTNKNGNQDLDKETSSQDTHLTSQNRYFWNDNTAVSKGDVVTANELNLRSGPSAKYGIVCFVPSGTKITLTGELNTDGTWIKVQVPGGKSGWCCRPYLQSDVVDTAANHALVQVAYPLSIKVSLDDQKVMVFDAKGLAIKTFTCSSGESGSETPTGTFSVSNRGISFYNSNLGEGAYYWTSFYGDYLFHSIPFNQDYEIKQNEAEKLGTPASHGCIRLSMDDAKWIYDHIQDGTKVTVQ, from the coding sequence ATGAAAAATACAGATTACGCGAGGCATGAACGATGGGTAAAGAGACGCAGGGCTCGCAGAATGCATCGTGCTTCGGCGTGCTTACTGTTACTGATATTGTTTTTTGGAATTCGCGCGTTAGTTCAATTTACTAATAAAAATGGCAACCAAGATTTAGATAAAGAGACATCATCACAAGATACCCATTTGACTTCGCAAAATAGATATTTTTGGAACGATAACACGGCAGTTTCTAAAGGTGACGTGGTTACAGCAAATGAATTGAATCTCCGCTCCGGCCCTAGTGCAAAGTATGGCATTGTCTGTTTTGTCCCAAGCGGTACGAAGATAACATTAACAGGAGAATTAAACACGGATGGTACCTGGATTAAGGTACAAGTTCCGGGCGGAAAATCCGGATGGTGTTGTCGGCCTTACCTGCAAAGCGATGTGGTGGATACCGCGGCCAATCACGCACTTGTTCAAGTGGCCTATCCGCTTTCTATAAAGGTATCACTTGATGACCAGAAGGTCATGGTATTTGATGCGAAAGGTTTGGCAATAAAGACTTTTACTTGTTCTTCGGGAGAATCTGGCAGTGAAACACCGACTGGAACCTTTTCTGTTTCGAATCGGGGGATTTCCTTCTATAATTCCAATTTGGGAGAAGGAGCCTACTATTGGACAAGCTTTTATGGTGACTATTTGTTTCACAGTATTCCATTTAATCAGGATTATGAAATAAAACAAAATGAAGCAGAAAAGCTTGGAACTCCTGCGTCACATGGCTGTATCCGGCTTTCTATGGACGATGCTAAATGGATCTATGACCATATTCAGGATGGTACAAAAGTAACGGTACAATAA
- a CDS encoding sensor histidine kinase — protein MKFRWKITFCMICLLSLLFGIGGSALISNSFQSSLNREEQSARESYQQVLGALQMADKLNSWIDEKSAADTISQLTPQETYSAIELSSNDGTLYTKGDFTADFMDLSDKTDDGHLAVAYLKNTEGTPFLQVSSSFQIGRKILCLNLGYDLSELYATRALQQRVYYEIFALMLLLCAIMACGISWLLTRPMSSLSKASREIASGNLAYRSNIRSGDEIGVLSKDFDAMAQKVEDSAQNLEDAARRQEQFMGSFAHEMKTPMTSIIGYADLLRGQSLTTEEQIDAANYIFSEGKRLENLSFKLLDIFVADHRELVLKPVSPAGIVKNLTEHLHPIYEKSSIELSCECEEGTCMLDPDLTRMLLLNLLDNARKALDHGGHIGITSSMLSDGCRLIVVDNGKGIPPEALQHLTEVFYRVDKSRSRVQGSVGLGLSLCAKIVERHHGTIHFDSKLGAGTTITVDLKGGRT, from the coding sequence TTGAAGTTTCGCTGGAAGATCACATTTTGTATGATCTGCCTTCTATCATTGCTGTTTGGTATAGGCGGCAGCGCTCTGATTTCTAACTCTTTTCAGTCATCGCTGAATCGGGAGGAACAGTCCGCAAGAGAGTCTTATCAGCAAGTGCTTGGAGCTCTTCAAATGGCGGATAAACTAAATTCATGGATAGATGAAAAAAGTGCCGCCGATACCATTAGTCAACTGACGCCTCAAGAAACGTATTCAGCAATCGAACTATCTTCGAACGATGGAACTCTTTATACAAAGGGCGATTTCACGGCAGATTTCATGGATCTATCTGACAAAACGGATGACGGACATTTGGCGGTCGCTTATCTGAAGAATACAGAAGGCACGCCTTTTTTGCAGGTATCCAGCAGTTTTCAGATTGGCAGAAAAATATTATGCCTAAATTTGGGATATGACTTGTCTGAACTCTATGCGACTCGTGCTTTACAGCAACGGGTATACTACGAAATTTTTGCTTTAATGCTGCTGTTATGCGCGATAATGGCATGCGGTATCTCATGGTTGCTCACACGACCAATGTCGAGCCTATCGAAAGCATCCCGTGAGATTGCATCCGGCAATCTTGCTTACCGCTCTAACATTCGTTCAGGGGATGAAATCGGCGTGCTGTCCAAAGATTTTGACGCCATGGCGCAAAAGGTAGAAGACAGTGCCCAAAATCTTGAGGATGCCGCTAGACGCCAGGAGCAGTTTATGGGCAGCTTTGCCCACGAAATGAAGACGCCGATGACTTCTATTATTGGTTATGCTGATTTACTGCGGGGACAGTCCCTGACTACAGAGGAACAAATTGATGCAGCTAATTATATCTTTTCCGAGGGAAAACGGTTGGAAAACTTGTCCTTTAAATTGCTGGATATCTTTGTTGCAGACCACCGCGAGCTTGTCTTAAAACCAGTATCCCCGGCCGGAATTGTTAAGAATCTTACGGAGCATTTGCACCCTATCTATGAAAAAAGCAGCATTGAACTTTCCTGTGAATGTGAAGAGGGGACATGCATGCTGGACCCGGATCTTACCCGCATGCTGCTTTTGAACCTGCTGGATAATGCCCGTAAAGCATTGGACCACGGTGGTCATATTGGGATTACTAGTTCCATGCTTTCGGACGGGTGTCGGTTAATCGTTGTGGATAATGGAAAGGGAATCCCGCCGGAGGCTTTGCAGCACCTGACCGAAGTGTTTTACCGCGTTGATAAGTCTAGATCCCGTGTTCAGGGCAGTGTCGGTCTTGGTTTGTCACTTTGTGCCAAAATTGTGGAGCGGCATCATGGGACGATTCACTTTGACAGTAAGCTGGGTGCTGGGACAACAATTACCGTAGACTTGAAAGGAGGCAGAACATGA
- a CDS encoding response regulator transcription factor — translation MAKILIVEDEEPISNLIRLSLKKAGHVCECVFDGGEAADKLEENTYDLILLDVMLPKIDGFELMDYIRPMGIPVIFLTAKSTLEDRVHGLRIGAEDYIVKPFEIVELLARVDVVLRRYHKTANIIEIDGLTVDMQSMQVKRDGKEISLTPKEYQILLLFVRNPDTALYRDTIYERVWGGEMEYGSKTVSLHVQRLRKKVGWEKELQVVNKVGYRLEVN, via the coding sequence ATGGCAAAAATCTTGATTGTGGAAGATGAAGAACCCATCTCCAATCTGATTCGGCTCAGCCTGAAAAAAGCAGGTCATGTATGCGAGTGCGTTTTTGATGGGGGAGAGGCCGCAGATAAGCTCGAAGAGAATACATATGATTTGATCCTTCTGGATGTGATGTTGCCGAAAATTGACGGCTTTGAATTAATGGACTATATCCGTCCCATGGGGATTCCGGTGATCTTTTTAACAGCAAAAAGCACGCTGGAGGATCGTGTCCATGGGCTGAGAATTGGAGCGGAAGATTATATTGTTAAGCCATTTGAAATCGTAGAACTATTGGCGCGGGTTGATGTTGTTCTGCGGCGCTACCACAAAACGGCTAATATTATAGAAATCGACGGTCTGACAGTGGACATGCAGTCTATGCAGGTCAAGCGGGATGGAAAAGAGATTTCGCTGACGCCCAAAGAATATCAAATTTTGTTGCTGTTTGTCCGCAACCCAGACACAGCATTGTATCGAGATACTATTTATGAACGAGTATGGGGCGGTGAAATGGAGTATGGAAGCAAGACGGTTAGTCTCCATGTACAGCGGCTCCGGAAAAAGGTCGGATGGGAAAAGGAATTACAAGTGGTGAATAAGGTGGGCTATCGGCTGGAGGTGAACTAA
- a CDS encoding flavodoxin family protein — protein MNIVVINGSPNKERSATLALTKAFLRGMNETAKFIHTADLQINPCRACYACWMATGGHCVQEDDAISVLEMIRAADLVIWSMPVYCYSAPAQCKALMDRTLCFNKPQMYIGKDGRAHHYGYEDGTKKTVLITSGGLPDITGNFDGLVFQLKHMFGSDTATICCAEGALLMQEDTAEIVKPYLDAVECAGTEYKAGGHILPKTQAILDTPFIPREDYIRNVNSLFEKMKRC, from the coding sequence ATGAATATAGTAGTCATTAACGGGTCACCGAATAAAGAAAGAAGTGCTACGCTGGCTTTAACGAAAGCGTTTCTTCGTGGTATGAACGAAACAGCGAAATTTATTCATACAGCCGATTTGCAGATAAATCCCTGCCGTGCCTGCTATGCATGTTGGATGGCAACGGGCGGACACTGTGTGCAAGAAGATGATGCTATCTCAGTGTTGGAAATGATTCGCGCAGCGGATCTTGTGATCTGGTCGATGCCGGTTTACTGCTATTCAGCCCCGGCACAGTGTAAAGCGTTAATGGATCGGACACTTTGCTTTAATAAGCCTCAAATGTATATTGGAAAAGATGGACGTGCACATCATTATGGCTATGAAGACGGTACAAAGAAAACTGTGCTTATAACAAGTGGTGGCCTGCCGGACATTACCGGAAACTTTGATGGACTGGTTTTTCAACTCAAGCACATGTTTGGATCGGATACAGCGACAATTTGTTGTGCCGAGGGTGCGCTTTTGATGCAGGAAGATACAGCCGAGATCGTCAAACCATATCTGGATGCGGTGGAATGTGCTGGCACAGAGTATAAAGCAGGTGGGCATATTTTGCCTAAAACGCAGGCGATTCTCGACACCCCGTTTATTCCACGGGAGGATTATATCCGGAATGTCAACAGTCTGTTTGAAAAAATGAAAAGATGCTAA